The DNA sequence GAAGTCCTCTGAAAAGGCACCCTTAAACTTCCTTTCTCTGCTGCCACCTTTCTCACACATTCCTCAGCCACCCTACTCTTATTCACTAATTCAGAAAACACTCTGATCTCGATTAGAGCAACAGTCTAATTTGTTCTTGAAGATGGGAAACTTCGTTTTCcttctccttcatttttgaGGTCACGCTAATGACTACCTCTTCCCTCTCTTTAGCAAACGCTCAAGAGTTGATGCCTTCTCCACCATTACATGTTGTTTCGAGCCCAACAGTTTGGTAGCATGCCCAACACACAACATCCGAGAAGCGACAATCTACAGAGAGAAGGacaaaacacaataaaaaaatcttacGGTAACCAGAAAGAGGTAAATAGAAAACCCAACCTGAATGAACTTCCCCATCCCCTCAACTCCAGTCCAACGCGTAAGACCCATGTCTCCAGGATACTGGGACACGCGATCAGCAAGCTCAGAAATTGGAAACTGATCACTCCATACAAAATGCGGATTCGCTCCAGGAATAAAACCATGCAGTTTTCGCTGCCTTTCAAAAATAGACTTCACAACAGCACCACGGTCACCTTCGGAAATCACTTCCAAAGACTTTTTCGACTCGGTCCTCCTCCTTTTTGGAGAAGGAGGAGGCTGAGCAAAGGAAAAGGTAGCATCCCCATCTGTCTCTTTCACAACCCCAGAAGCGCTACAACCTTTCTCACCTTTCTTTTTCAGGTACGCTTGAAACTTGGCAGAACTCAAATTCGGAACCCTATTACCTACAACAACGACAGGCAAAAGATGAATAACAATaatcaaacaaaattaaagcataTAAGACCAGAGTTACCTATATACAATTCCAGCCCTTCTTTGTCATTTCCCTCTTCGTATCTCAATAAATCAAGAATAGACAAACATTTTTCAGcagcaaaattttcaattaaaaattcTAACAAAAGGTCCTCTTTCTCACTCCTCTCATTAGCTTCGATGATTTGCATCAGTTCCAAACACCAATATAGAGGATACCTCTCTATCAATTTGTTATCTAAATAAAAAGGATATTCAGACTCCAAAGAACGAACCTTTACAAACATAGATTTGAAGTTCTTAAAAGAAGATTTATACAAAAGAAAGATAGAACGGCCGAAAAAACTACTCATAAACACCCAAAGTCCTTTCCGTACCCCTTTTGAttgaaacaaagaaaagaaaatattaagaGAAGCAGGAACATCCAGAAAATTCATCAGACATTCAAATACACgtaaaaatgcccaagaattAGGATGTAACTGCGACGGAGCACAATTTAGCTAGGTTAAAACCTTACACTCGAAATCTGAAAAGGGAAACTTTACATGCAACTTAGACAAACAAGGTacatacatataaaaataaccCCAATCCTCTCTTCTTTCGCAAACCCTCTCCTCACTGGtacaaggaagaaattcaatgCAGACACCAGAACCCCCGTAACAAACTTTAGGGCTTCCAACTCACGAAGCGACTCGGCATCACAGTATGACGACGCACGAGTTTTTACATCAACATGAACCCAATGGTAAGTGTTCTCTTTGTTCACCTCAACAACTTTCaacttttcttcctttttttctttagtCATTTTTTTAGAAGATAACAGAGAAAACAGACGAGAAGATAGTAAGAAGATGAGAAGACTAACCTTTGGAAGACATGTCTTTTCACACTTATAAGATTTTACAACTGAAGTTATGTCTTGTGTTTTTCCAAAAAAGAAACGGTAAAGGTTTAATTACAACCCACTACTTTAGTGggaaattgaaaaaataataatggcGCGCCCTATGTGGAACGATCCGGATTCAGCTTAgccaaacaaaaatttattgCAGCCCAATTAACAAAGTAAAACTTTTCAAAACCAGTCTTtctctttatatttttaattcgTTTATTTTTCAAACCCAAACTTGAAACACGCATTGAGCTTGGGGTTGGGGCTGTGTACTGTACCCCTGGGATCTCGAAAAAAACTGAGTTATACCTCGACACGACTTATCATGAAAACGACTCCATCTCAACAGAACGCCTCCTTCAATCTCTCCACGAGATCGACCACGAAGATCTCGGACGAAACCGACTACTAATTCCACACTAAACTGGGCTATAAATCCGGTACAGTACCAACGATAGAGAACAGATTCATTCCACAATAACATACTATTAAACAGCGTCCTGATCATACGCACGCTTTTATTTAAGTGATTCCTTTACTGACTTGGGCGTCAGAGTCTTTTTTATAGGTACCACACTTGGATTCGAATTCACGAAGATATTTCTGGTTTGGCTCAAGTTATCAAGCACACTGAAATCGACCAGAAACCGACATATAGTTCGGGAAGAGTATCCTTGCCCGAactactttttaaaattttgcatCTAATAAtctccctatatatatattgatacaTTCTTGGGCAGTTAATAATGTTACACATACCTATATTAAGTATCAACAAAGATGCTATAGTTAGGTACATAAACATTCATTCGTTTTCTATGGTGGTAATGGAAATTAGATAAAGATATGAGATAAGAAAAGGAGTTTGTACGGTGAATAGGGTAACAAACATTCTGGATGAGGGAAAAGGGCTAGCACTAGAAAAATGATTGATGGtttatttatcatttaaaaacaaTCAATCATAATCCAGATGGTGATGTGATCACAAACTTAAAAATTAGTGAAAGAAGcagtatatatataaagttgTGTGTAATTTTTTGGGTCGTCTCAAAGGGAAGCAATTAATTTAAAACGATGGGTTGGTTTTAACTAACCACCAACTACCACCGTTCATGCTCCACTAACAAATTAAACGACAGAACATTAGTTATCGAGTTTAttatcttttgaaaaagaaagaattaaaGAAGGGTGGATATTAGAAGCAAAGACAACTGTGTTTTTCTTCCATAGATGTAAACTTTGTATCttacaaaattataaattcaaCCCATACTTTAATTTTCACTGATTTTCTCccgttttatatttttttcctaCATCTATAATCTGCAAAGTAGTTATTAGGGAGCTAACTTTTTCAGTTAatcttaaattatttttgttttaaattttataatataaattaaaatttaaaattttaattttaaaacttaaatttttaaaaattaaagtttagaaaaaatagttttacaataaaaataaatattaattatcactcttatattttgataaaatcactcatataaatatacaatataaaaaCTTTATTTGTAAAGTGACATTATTATAAAAAGAGAAATTTGTTAGACCagtaatttttagtattttttattatttaactagtacaaatattaaattatttttaacaaataaattttactaattcaTGTGTGTAAATTCTAAAAAATGTGGGTGCAAACTGTATTTATTTATGAGTAcaaaattctaataaatataagtacaaattatatatattttgtgtataaaatttctaaaaatataaatataaattattgttgattcaataataataaaaaataattatatttactAGTTATATAATATTGCTCTtgtacaaaatatatatatgagtaGCATTGTCGTCGTCTAAAAGAAAATGTTGACTAAATTCTAAGAGGAGGGTTGTACTAGATTATTGACAAATAACATGAAAAAAATTGTCGAATTTTCATTATGGGTGATGTGATATATATACGAGCAtatattaaattacataaattaaAAGGTCTGTCGAGACTTTACTTAGAAGAGCAGTTGGCGAATAGTCTTTTAACAAAAAAGTAAAAAGAGGTCAGAGAAATATTTATGACATCTTATCGTTTAATTAATGTAACACATTATATATCTAGCGAAACAGCTTATAGTTATTGATGCATGTTTGCATTGCATGTATGCATGGAAGAGTACAAGCAAAGAATAGATAGAATGAAGAGGAATTTTGTTTCCAATTGAATCCACCTTGTGTGGATGGATGTTATTACtagctttatatatatatggcaCATGCATGAGATAACCTTTTCATTTTTTAAGTGGTCctcttaatttcattttttgATGCTTGTGAATTGTGACTGTGACGAGAAGCTAGCACTAGCTGTCACCTCTAAATATATCTCACAACATTTACTAGTTACTAGTGGCGACTCACATGCAACTGGGGACATACATATCTATTTTTGAGAGCTTAGGTAGTTAGTTATGTTCATTCCAACAATCATAATTTTCATCTTCCCTTGTTTGGACCTAAAAATTGAATAAACGAGTTACGTTTCATGCCACGACAGCATAGGTCCCTACTTAGTTCCTTCTACCATTTCCTAATTGTACCTTCTTGCACGATCCATAGGAGATGAGAGTTGATACTCTAAAAAACTCTTATATGGATTCTAAAGTCTAAAAATGTTGATATTTCATATTTTCGTTAGAATTAGATACGTGCATTGTGGTATAGTATTTAATAGAGGTTCGATTAAATTCACCAAtatttatttgagaaaaaatgTAGTCTCTAGTGGCATAACTTGACTACTTGTGCATAATTTTCTCCCCCTATTTCTGTGCTTTTTGCCTTTTTGGACATATacctcttttccttttctttttatgtCTATTTTTGATGGGTCTTAcaatatcttatattttttttggagAGTGGATCTTctcaagtaaaagaaaaattggatgagtatttaatctaattattgatttttttttatttatttctgaaCCTACTTATAGAATTAAAAGTGAGAGATCACACTATATTCTATCAAGTGTTAAAAAAACTAGAGAGAAtccatttcattttttttttgtctgatCATGCAAAAATCATTCAcagtttaaaaaaaatggtaAAACTATGGCACGATGTCGTATTCGTAAAAGTAAAGATAAgttatatttaacaaaaatatcaaaGTATTTTACTTCAttgaaaatgataaaaaattttaaaatatctttatttttttcatcatcttcaacTTATAAAACCACAACCCGTTTTTTCTAAATTAAAAGCTTCTATAAATCTCCACTATTACCACAATTACAATCTTAACTGCCTTTTAACGTCATAACAACACCTATTTCAGCAGACTTAGAATTAATCAATCGTAGATCTAActtttatttaaaagtttattgcTAATCAATAGATTGTTACATAATTCAAACTCTCAACATTTACTTAAAAAAACTAGTGAGCTAATTACTAGATCAATCCAAATTGGCTTATCTTTAGAAAAATTTTGTTTTGGTGTACAGCTTATCTCTAGATTAATCTTTATACATTGATAATCGCCACACATATATATACCTAATGGGCTCTATTAGGCCCATATTTTCGAAGACCCAAACTGACTACTGAGAACATGGGCCTCCCTCTCTTCTACTATACACATTCTTTTAGACGTTTTCCTCATTCTGACCAAAaactatttttcttttgaaacttaaaaaataaaaaatatttctgaGTACTTAGCTTCCTCCTCAAGTCCCTTATCCAGGACAGTGGGAAAAGAAAGCTAAGAGCAGAAATGTTAGGCGCAATTTCAGTAACCCACCTTGCACCTTGGACATCAATCCAGAAATTTGGTACTATAACCTTTCACTGTCACCAACTTATACTAATGATGCTTTGAACATAATAtaacatattattattattattattattatcaggAAATGGATCCTTTTCTAGTAAGTTAAGAAGACAAAGGGCAGCATCAATGTCTGTGGGTGTTGAAGAAGCAAGTGAAAGCCTCTATCTGGGGTTGGACTTTGGCACTTCCGGTGCCAGGTTTGCCATCATTGACAAGGGTGGCACAATTCAGGTTGAGGCAAAGAAAGAGTATCCTCTCTACAAGGTAGAATGTTTGAATTTTATAGTATGGTTATAATCTTAGTATAGAGGTAGGGGGAATTGTTAATTGTTAGTGATTGTATATATTAATGCTACTAAGATTCCTGTTTCTCTTGTCTAGAAAGAATGGAGAGTCATATGATTGGGTACTCTCATGGAAGGAGACAATGTTCTTGCTACTTGAAGATGTCCCACTTGAGCTTCGCAAACACGTCGTTTCGATTTCTCTTGATGGCACTTCTGCAACTACAATCATTGTTGATAGGTGAATAATGATCATTCAATAGCAATTTCTTTCATGTAATtgtttagagagtaaagtggaGCATCTAAACACTTGAAAAGTCCATGCATAACACCCATGAATCTGAAAATATCAACTTTTCATCAACAATTCCGATACTGCCTGTTAGAGTAGCTGAATCCTGATAATGCATATGAATTCTGAAGTAGAGATATAAATCTTGTATGTCAGGGACACTGGAGAACCAATATGGAGACCTTTTCTTTACAATGAGAGTTGTCCTGATGCACTTCCAATGGTTAAATCCATTGCTCCTCCGAACCATACAGTTTGCACCGGCTCGTCCACTCTATGTAAGCTCGTCGAATGGTGGATCAATGCCGGTTCAAATAAAAAATCAGCTCTTTTGTTGCACCAAGCAGATTGGCTTTTGTGGCTTCTTCATGGGAAGCTAGGAATTTCAGACTATAATAATGCTCTCAAGGTGTTATTTAATAATCTCTAGCATTTTGTGTTGCAATTTTTATGACAGGAAACTAACCATTGTTTTGTTTTTCGCAGGTTGGCTATGATCCTGAGGCGGAATCATATCCGCCGTGGCTAGTGTCTCAACCATATTCTCATCTTTTGCCTTCAGTTCTTGCTCCAGGAACTCCAATTGCTTCTTTAAAGGAGGAAATTGCAAGTAAATATGGTATGTTTCAATGAGAATCCATACCTTCCAAACTTAAACTTCAAATGTCAGTTTTGGCACCCTTTTTCTTATTCCTAGATTTCTACTACTTCCACTTTGATTTATGCCACCTTGGTATTCTGTTCTCTTTGAATGAGTAAACATTTTGTTgtaatgcaacaaaattttatttgtacTTCCAGGGTTGAAAACCTTGCTgctttaaaattgaaaataatttttgttgtgTGAATCCTTTCAGGTTTTCAGAAAGACTGTGTTGTATGCACTGGAACAACTGATAGTATAGCTGCATTTCTTGCTGCACGTGCCAATCTGCCAGGTCAAGCAGTAAGTTTTTTAAACTTCATCTTTTCTTTAATCACAAGTATTCATGATCTGCCATACTCTCATTATAGACACAGCTTAATCTTGTTATATAAGAAACTTCAGCTTCAAGAATGTTAAATATGTTGTTCCATTATTCATCTATATCATTATTTTGCATCTAAATCTTTCTCCTAGGCCATTTGATTAGACATTCATTAATCCTATTCTCAATTATTAAACTAAAgcttgtttttcaatcatattctTGTTGAATAGGTCACTTCTCTGGGTTCAACACTTGCTATTAAGCTATTGAGTAACACAAGAATTGAGGATTCAAGGTTTGGTGTGTATAGCCATCGCCTTGATGATAAATGGCTTGTTGGCGGTGCTTCAAACACTGGTGGGGCTGTTCTTAGACAGCTTTTCACTGATGATCAATTAGAGGAATTGAGTGAACATATTGATCCTTCAAAAACCTCTCTTCTAGACTACTATCCCCTCCCAAAAACTGGTGAAAGATTTCCTGTGGCAGATCCAAACTTGGCTCCAAGGTACTTAATCCTTTATGATTGTTGTTAGAATACAGAGTCTTTGAAATTTAGTTCCCATATAAATTTAGCTTTGATTGGATATTGTTTTCATATAATTCAGCTCTAAATTTGTTAGAATCTCACAGTTGTggattatttttctttttaagattTTTCCTCCTATTCTGTTTCAGTATCACAGTATgcattataaattaaaattttgccATTGCTAAggtttaaactttaaaattgaATAATATTAGATGTAATAAGTGTGTAATTATAAATGTTACATGTATGAAATTATAAATGTTAAGTTAAATAAGATAACTTTGAGATTTTGCCCTTGCAAAGGGTCAACTGGTTGTAATTGAGATTTGAGGGTGGTACCAGTTCTTAAGAAAAATAACAGTATTTGAGTATTTGACTATACATTGATTGCGGGACAACAATTTATTTCATTGTTAAAATATGCATTTAATTTCACTGTGTAGGACTTAATTTGATTGGGATCTTGTCTGCCCCTTATTACTGGTTATGTCTGAGCCAATATTTGGTAAGAAGAAAAGAGGTCTTAAATTCTACATATAGAATCGGCCTTAATGATTGCTTCATTTATTGTACTGTGAGTTGTGACAAAGCTCAATTTAGTTTGAGAAAGGAGAAAGTCTATCTCAACCATGCGTGTCAGACTGTCAGGACATACTATTTAATACTCTATTAAAGTGAATGAAATAacatttttaaacttttttgaaaacatttgtgAAAAATGTAAGATTGAATTGtgaaaacatattatatattaaagtGTCTTTTGCTTTTTTCGACCTCGACAGGAGGTGTCAACCAAGTTTGTATCAAGATTTCAATTCGAGGAGCAGATACGACTTTTTTTGTAGGTTGCTCTTAGGATTTAGAGATTATGCTCAATAGAAGtgtaaaaacaaacaaataaataaataattataaaaagtaaGAAGTAAGAAAGAACAAGTACAAACAATAAAGAAttgaaaattacaaaatttgtattaaaatatgcaaaaattgacaagaacttgaatgaaaataacagaaagaaaataacataattgAAATGACTTAAAGAGAAAACGGAGTCTCCCAATATTTATATGGACTCGTGATTCATGTTTCCGGTGTGACTAGGAAATTTTAGAATGAATGGAAGCTTCCCAGTTTATTGAAACTTACTTATTTATAGAGAAAAAATCCTAAGCTAATTGATATAACCTTAGATTTCAAGTAAACTTGCTCTTCAAGTAGTTTTGGACTTTAAGTAGTCTTAAACCTCAAATAATCATGGACTTCAAGCAAACTTAGACCTCAAGTAGTCTTGAATCTCTAGTAAACTTGGGCACCAAGTATAAGATAATTTGACCATCAAGCCTAGCCCattcttattttctttaacCATGGTGTGCTTCATGCATATATAATTTTCGACTTTAACTGTCGAATTCTTTTCGACATCGACCATTTGGCACAACACATACCCATATAGCTATGGATATTCGTATAACACTAAAAGTTGTAAGAGTAACTTGCTTTGCATTGTACACCTATCTTGTCTGCATATATCTTAGTTCATTTGATTTTGCAATTAATCTGTCAAAAAAGCAACACATGCTGCACATTCCAAAGACTCTCCTCATTTCAATTATTATTTACCTAATTGAATTCATGTTTCCGTAGGCTACTACCACGTCCAGAGGATGATGTTGAGTACTTGCATGGGATATTGGAATCCATTGCACGTATAGAGGTAATAGTGTCTTTTGCTTCATATTTTCACATTTTTAAGGACCCTTTTGGATCCAAAAAATGTTGGGGGGTCTCAGACATCATTAAATTAACCAGAGCCTAATGTAAAGGACTCTCTTGTTTTGtgtggcattatttttaggccAAGGCATATTCGTTGCTGAAGGAGCTAGGGGCAACAGAGGTAGAAGAAGTTTTGACAGCAGGGGGAGGATCCAAAAATGAAAAGTGGACTAAGATTCGAGAGAGGGTGCTTGGTTTGCCTGTGAGGCGTGCAAATCAGACGGAGGCTGCATATGGTGCTGCTTTGTTGGCAGTAAAGGGTCATCAACAAAACCAAAATAtttagaaacaaaaaaattagcaaaaaacaaccaaaatttatattatttaatattaattaattatttaataattaataaatattaaataagataaattcttattttttttttgtcttcctaATATTGCTGTTTACAAAAATAGTAGctactttttagtttttactttGTGGATAAAGGTGACAAAGATTATTACAATGCAACATGTCAATGATGTATCCTCTCGTGTGAAAAGCTTTACATTATTTTCTTATGTATTTGATTTGATCCGATgtttatttctcttcttttttttgtgtttattATTGATTAAGAGGATGAGATTAAGTATAAAACatcttattaattaataatgtaGATTAACATGACATATATTGATATAGCAAAGTCTTATTATGAAATTAATATATTACACGGCTTCCCATCACATACTATATACtttgattattaaaatatttaaacaaattttaattatgaaattaattattctttaaCTTCTTATTTTGTTAGATAAATTAATTCCGATACAGAATGTCCATCTATCTATTATATACAAGAAATATGAAAAGAATTTGGTGTCCAAATTCCTTTTCCTAAAATGCCATAACTTATAAAAGAAAAACATTTTTtgttatttcaaaaatttgaatctGAAATctcttaattaaaataataaatatttaccATATTGAGTAACTTTATTTTCGTTACAATTATACatgtttaatttataaaaaagatatatatttaatttataaaaaagcCGTGCTTATATGCACTATATATAGGTAAAGGGATTGATATATGAGaatttaaaaaaacttaaaaaattgttatatctttataaaataattatgatgagaattactttctttttagaatttgacgagattgattaaaaaaaatgagttaacaattaaaatataattatgttCTATGTGTGTCACTAAAGTCAATcaccaatataaaatatatattaaaatataaatatatatatatattaaaaataaattaaaccacacataaatatattaataattaattttgatatgcgaatatttttttattaaaatgtgTTATGTTCCAATTAATATGTATTACTCTATTTTAATCTTGCATTTAACCCTATTAAAAATGGAAAAGGAACTATTTTAGTTGTCagcaaaaaaccaaaaatctTAAATGAAAAGGATatgaaaatttagttaaattaattaaataatttaataatttttaactattaactcTGTGTGATTCTACTCTAGGTTTTACCAAAATCTTTCCATTCCAAAATATTCAATGCACCGTGACGGTAAACGTTTCAAGAGAAAGTAACGGAAAATAGATCGGATCTTGAGGATTGCGGAACACGAAACACGATTTTAGCTCTCGCTActcactaatattttttaataagaagCTTCATGGCAAATTGCATGAAAGAGAAACCCTAATTCATTTGTTTTTTCAACAAATCAATACCCTCACCAGTCACCATCATCTCTTTGTTCGTCAATGCCATGGGAAAACAATCTATTATTGCGACCCAAGAACAGAACCCGTCATTGGGACACGAATCCGTTGTTGCGTCCCAGAGCCTGCACCACGGGCACGAGGAACTGGCTGGATCTTCCATACGAAATGACTCTCCTCATCATGACGAAACTCGGTGCGTTCCATATCCTTACCAGTGCCCAGAAAGTGTGCAGGCTATGGCATAGCATCTCCATGGATCCATTCTTGTGGCGCACCATTGACATGTGCAACCTGGGGCGTGAAAAGTATATGGCCTACGATTTGCGTAAGATGTGCCGCCACGCAGTTGATCGAAGCCGTGGCCAGTTGGTGGATTTTGAAGTCCAGGGTTTTGGTGTCAATGGTCTTCTCAATTACATTCTTGATTCGTAAGTTCAAAtacattttctctttttcaataattttttttctttcattttctgttttggaAACAATAAAACTAGTGATCTTAATCCATCCGAATTGGTCTATTAGTCAGTTTACTTATCTATTTATACAAGTGTATGCAGCCATCTTTGATACAAAAATGCTACATGCATGCAAATctaaaatcaaccactaaatCAGTCATTATATATTTGTGAAAGCAAATATATTAAGtagatattaaaattaatcataaaatatacattaaaatatgaaatatatattaaaaataaattaaattatacatatatttatatacaaatattaatgtacaaataatatttttattgtgtatgaATTCTATgaatcttatttttaatatatattttataatttaatatgtattttgCGGTTGATTTCGATAGCATGAATGTAAATAGAATTTATGtttgaaaaggatttaaaaaattcaaagcCTAGCTAGATTAATTTGAATAATCTAAGCCTTTGTATGGGTGGTTTAGAATAGTAAGATGATATATAGCTGAAATTCTATTAGACATGTTTAATTAAACACACTTTGATGCGTTAGATGTTAAGATTTCAATTACATAAAAATTGTTCTTTTTAGACTTGTTTAATTAAACACACTTTGATATATCAGATGTTCAGGTTTCAATTGTTTTATGTGAGTAGTTATTTTCAGCTATTTGTTTAAATCAATATCTTCTTTATCgtcactttttcttttataacttttttctAGCACACATTGTTGAGCATGTTTGTATTATCATTCTACAGGGGATGTCATCTGCGATGTCTATGTCTTGTTCAATGCAATGATGATAGCGATTGGGAGTTTCTAGAATTAAGGAAGATGGCCCCAAAGCTTTCGGTACTAGAGGAACTTGATCTTACCTTTTGtcatatatctatatttgaattGGAAGCTATTGGTCAAAGTTGTCCTCTGTTAAGATCCTTGAAGTTGAGGGGAGGCAGATCCATGGGAAACGAAGCAGCATATATTATTTCAGGAAATATGCCCATGTTACGCCATCTCGAACTTTATGAAGACTCCTTAAATCATGAGGGCTTGCTTGCAATTCTTAAGGGTTGTCCTCATCTTGAATATCTAGATTTACAAAATTGTCGTCATCTTAAGTTGCAAGGGAAATTGAGGAGAAAATGTGTTAGACGCATCAAGAATTTAAGATACTTAGATGCATCCACGCAAGAATACTATCGATTTAGTTCTGGACGATTGCTGAAGTCATCAAAAGATTATGCTGATATTTCATCTCGGATATTATGGACATCAAAAGATGCAGATCAGGATGAGAATGAAAACATGTTTAAAAAGGGTGAGGGTGAGGTACCAAAAGGGTCAACTGTGGAATATGATGAAATGCAAGATTATTGGGAGGATATAGATGCTATGTGGGCAATTGCGAAAAGTAAAAGATTGCATCAAAGAAAGAGGAATAAGCCTAAAGGGTTTCAAGGATATCATAGAGAAAAGAAGAACACTAAATCCAATGAGAAGAAACATGGAAGAAAGACAAAGACAGGGAGGAGGATTGAGCATGAAAGCATAGTGTGTTTTGAAAAGGAGTTTGGGTAAACAAAACCAGGATGTGGATGCGCACGGTCGCtgttctgaaaaaaaaaaaagatagcaGTGAATTGAAGGGCAAAAGATGTTACAACTTACACGTGATGTAAAGAAAGGGCAGTGAAGTGAAACTCAGTAACATAATACGTAAGCCAAGTTTATTACAAACTAGTTTCTAACtttttaagaaataaaataaaaagaattcaTAAAAAGTAA is a window from the Arachis stenosperma cultivar V10309 chromosome 3, arast.V10309.gnm1.PFL2, whole genome shotgun sequence genome containing:
- the LOC130970857 gene encoding F-box protein SKIP19-like, which produces MPWENNLLLRPKNRTRHWDTNPLLRPRACTTGTRNWLDLPYEMTLLIMTKLGAFHILTSAQKVCRLWHSISMDPFLWRTIDMCNLGREKYMAYDLRKMCRHAVDRSRGQLVDFEVQGFGVNGLLNYILDSGCHLRCLCLVQCNDDSDWEFLELRKMAPKLSVLEELDLTFCHISIFELEAIGQSCPLLRSLKLRGGRSMGNEAAYIISGNMPMLRHLELYEDSLNHEGLLAILKGCPHLEYLDLQNCRHLKLQGKLRRKCVRRIKNLRYLDASTQEYYRFSSGRLLKSSKDYADISSRILWTSKDADQDENENMFKKGEGEVPKGSTVEYDEMQDYWEDIDAMWAIAKSKRLHQRKRNKPKGFQGYHREKKNTKSNEKKHGRKTKTGRRIEHESIVCFEKEFG
- the LOC130969828 gene encoding D-ribulose kinase is translated as MLGAISVTHLAPWTSIQKFGNGSFSSKLRRQRAASMSVGVEEASESLYLGLDFGTSGARFAIIDKGGTIQVEAKKEYPLYKNGESYDWVLSWKETMFLLLEDVPLELRKHVVSISLDGTSATTIIVDRDTGEPIWRPFLYNESCPDALPMVKSIAPPNHTVCTGSSTLCKLVEWWINAGSNKKSALLLHQADWLLWLLHGKLGISDYNNALKVGYDPEAESYPPWLVSQPYSHLLPSVLAPGTPIASLKEEIASKYGFQKDCVVCTGTTDSIAAFLAARANLPGQAVTSLGSTLAIKLLSNTRIEDSRFGVYSHRLDDKWLVGGASNTGGAVLRQLFTDDQLEELSEHIDPSKTSLLDYYPLPKTGERFPVADPNLAPRLLPRPEDDVEYLHGILESIARIEAKAYSLLKELGATEVEEVLTAGGGSKNEKWTKIRERVLGLPVRRANQTEAAYGAALLAVKGHQQNQNI